A stretch of Labrus bergylta chromosome 19, fLabBer1.1, whole genome shotgun sequence DNA encodes these proteins:
- the igf2bp3 gene encoding insulin-like growth factor 2 mRNA-binding protein 3 isoform X5 gives MSQMKSCKLQIRNIPPHMQWEVLDGMLAQYGTVESCEQVNTDTETAVVNVRYAAKDQARLSMEKLNGSMMENYALKVSYIPDETAVQEGPSAGGRRGFNARGPPRSGSPGLGARPKVQSDIPLRMLVPTQFVGAIIGKEGATIRNITKQTHSKIDIHRKENAGAAEKPITIHSTPEGCSSACTTIMEIMQKEAVDTKFTEEIPLKILAHNNFVGRLIGKEGRNLKKIELDTGCKITISPLQDLTLYNPERTITLKGSIEACSRAEEEVMKKIRESYDSDMAAMNLQSNLIPGLNLNALGLFPGGGPGMGPSMPSVPPPGAHGGCPSFGCSPYGGEGPFWASMLSASSQPLAQGQPESETVHLFIPALAVGAIIGKQGQHIKQLSHFAGASIKIAPAEGLDPKQRMVIIVGPPEAQFKAQCRLFGKLKEENFFGPKEEVKLEAHIKVPSFAAGRVIGKGGKTVNELQNLTCAEVVVPRDQTPDENDQVIVKISGHFFACQLAQRKIQEILAQVRRQQQPKPSSGAQTPIPRRK, from the exons GTTTTGGATGGTATGCTTGCTCAGTATGGGACAGTAGAGAGCTGTGAACAAG TAAACACTGACACAGAGACTGCAGTAGTCAATGTTCGATATGCAGCCAAGGACCAGGCCAGgct GTCGATGGAGAAGCTTAATGGATCTATGATGGAGAACTATGCCTTGAAAGTATCTTATATCCCAGATGAGACCGCTGTCCAAGAAGGTCCTTCAGCAGGAGGCAGGAGAGGCTTTAACGCTCGTGGACCCCCTCGTTCTGGTTCTCCAGGTCTGGGAGCCCGGCCCAAAGTGCAGTCAGACATCCCGCTGCGCATGCTTGTTCCCACGCAGTTTGTGGGGGCAATCATCGGCAAGGAGGGCGCCACAATCCGCAACATCACCAAACAGACCCACTCAAA GATCGACATCCATAGGAAAGAGAACGCTGGCGCAGCAGAGAAGCCCATCACGATTCACTCGACCCCTGAAGGCTGTTCGAGCGCTTGTACGACCATCATGGAGATCATGCAGAAGGAGGCCGTCGACACAAAGTT TACTGAGGAGATCCCACTGAAGATACTTGCACACAACAACTTCGTCGGAAGATTAATTGGGAAGGAAGGACGCAACCTGAAGAAAATCGAGCTGGATACGGGATGCAAGATCACAATTTCACC TCTGCAGGACTTGACTCTGTACAACCCTGAGCGGACCATCACATTGAAGGGCTCCATCGAGGCGTGCTCAAGAGccgaggaggaggtgatgaagaAGATCAGGGAATCGTATGATAGTGACATGGCTGCTATGAAC CTCCAGTCCAACCTGATCCCCGGCTTGAATCTGAACGCTCTAGGTTTGTTTCCTGGTGGAGGACCAGGCATGGGTCCATCAATGCCCAGCGTCCCACCTCCTGGAGCCCACGGTGGATGCCCGTCATTTGGA TGCAGTCCTTATGGGGGCGAGGGGCCATTTTGGGCTTCTATGCTGTCGGCGAGCAGCCAGCCCCTCGCT cAGGGACAACCGGAGTCGGAGACGGTTCACCTTTTCATCCCGGCCCTCGCGGTAGGAGCCATCATCGGAAAACAGGGTCAACACATCAAACAGCTATCACACTTTGCCGGAGCCTCAATCAAA ATTGCCCCTGCAGAAGGACTGGATCCCAAACAGAGGATGGTTATCATCGTGGGTCCACCAGAGGCTCAGTTTAAG GCTCAGTGTCGCCTCTTTGGCAAGCTGAAAGAGGAGAATTTCTTTGGACCCAAGGAGGAGGTGAAGCTGGAGGCGCACATCAAGGTTCCCTCCTTCGCTGCTGGACGAGTCATCGGGAAAGGAGGAAAAACG GTAAATGAGCTTCAGAACCTGACTTGTGCAGAAGTGGTGGTGCCCAGAGACCAGACGCCCGATGAGAACGACCAAGTTATAGTAAAGATCAGCGGACACTTCTTTGCATGCCAG TTGGCCCAGAGGAAGATTCAGGAGATCCTGGCTCAGGTGAGAAGGCAGCAGCAGCCCAAGCCTTCATCTGGAGCCCAAACTCCAATCCCCCGCAGGAAGTAA